One Lucilia cuprina isolate Lc7/37 chromosome 4, ASM2204524v1, whole genome shotgun sequence DNA segment encodes these proteins:
- the LOC111679323 gene encoding vitellogenin-3-like, translating to MDQLLRLPMQALFALPEVSIGQTINQICSIYLTYGEVRPRIIPDITKMSFQLLTPCQNESFPLLEADQILESSNFNMSKKLVVFVRGWKSSTGESVETLRKAFHCRDEHNFVFLDSANYIDTLYSWSALNTEAIAKYVALGLTKLLDKYPVENIHLIGHSLGAHIVGYAGRYFTQYTNQTINHITGLDPANPCFNEGELLYGIQRGDADFIDIVHSNPGALGKKEPIGDADFYPEGLAPIKPGCYSLGCSHSRSWMYYAESVYPLNEYNFMGTRCNSLKKKEDGFCNGNSYPMGLAVPFFLRGNYFFSVNKVEPFGKNATDDAQTPLGNCGSCLGHE from the exons ATGGATCAACTATTACGTTTGCCTATGCAAGCTTTATTCGCTTTACCTGAAGTTTCAATAGGGCAGACGATCAATCAAATTT GTTCAATTTATTTGACCTACGGTGAAGTACGACCCCGCATTATTCCAGATATTACAAAAATGTCATTTCAGTTACTAACACCATGTCAAAATGAAAGCTTTCCGCTTTTAGAAGCTGATCAAATTTTGGAAAgttcaaattttaatatgtcTAAAAAACTGGTTGTATTTGTAAGAGGTTGGAAAAGTTCAACGGGTGAAAGTGTTGAAACATTGCGAAAAGCATTTCATTGTAGAGATGAACATAATTTTGTG tttttggATAGTGCAAACTATATTGATACTTTATATTCATGGTCCGCTTTAAATACTGAAGCTATAGCAAAATATGTGGCCTTGGGTCTAACTAAATTATTAGATAAATATCCAGTTGAAAACATACATTTAATTGGTCATAGTTTAGGTGCTCATATAGTTGGCTATGCTGGACGATATTTCACCCAATACACCAATCAGACCATAAACCATATAACTGGACTAGATCCGGCTAATCCATGTTTCAATGAGGGAGAACTTCTTTATGGTATACAACGTGGTGATGCAGATTTTATTGATATTGTACACTCAAATCCAGGAGCTCTGGGTAAGAAGGAACCCATAGGGGATGCTGATTTTTATCCCGAGGGATTGGCACCCATTAAACCGGGTTGCTATTCACTAGGTTGTTCCCATTCTCGTTCCTGGATGTATTATGCAGAAAGTGTTTATCCCCTTAACGAATATAATTTTATGGGGACACGTTGTAATTCTTTGAAGAAAAAGGAAGATGGTTTTTGCAATGGCAATTCATATCCCATGGGCCTGGCCGTGCCATTCTTCTTAAGGGGAAATTACTTTTTTAGTGTTAACAAAGTTGAACCGTTTGGTAAAAATGCTACAGATGATGCTCAAACACCTTTGGGAAATTGTGGTTCTTGTCTTGGTCAtgaataa